In Rutidosis leptorrhynchoides isolate AG116_Rl617_1_P2 chromosome 2, CSIRO_AGI_Rlap_v1, whole genome shotgun sequence, one genomic interval encodes:
- the LOC139888039 gene encoding uncharacterized protein, whose product MANVGLSLNDSVQDMLMLFNGEWPQEWLSKYPLFHNINLPMIHNGTDQIHWRTNEGVLFTYSTTCVWDSIRPTGNNISWFSVVWFSQCIPRHAFLLWLVMGERLKTHDKMKPWETHSSMSLICPFCKNCPDSHDHLFFDCPFAAGVWARCRSFLDVPLGSHWKDVVRVISPVASRNCVNLVVTKVMFAATIYFVWQERNNRIFKKSHRTEVKLFEDIYATVRLKLLSITFKNSPKVDRVKNRWRL is encoded by the coding sequence ATGGCTAATGTTGGCTTATCTTTGAATGATAGTGTGCAAGATATGCTTATGTTATTTAATGGTGAGTGGCCTCAAGAATGGCTCTCTAAATACCCTCTGTTTCATAATATAAATTTGCCTATGATTCACAATGGTACTGACCAAATCCATTGGAGAACAAATGAGGGAGTTTTATTTACGTACTCTACTACTTGCGTGTGGGATTCGATTCGCCCAACGGGTAATAATATTAGTTGGTTTTCTGTTGTGTGGTTCTCGCAATGTATTCCTCGTCATGCGTTTCTTTTATGGTTAGTTATGGGGGAGAGACTGAAAACTCATGACAAGATGAAACCGTGGGAGACTCATAGTAGTATGTCCCTTATTTGTCCATTTTGCAAAAATTGTCCGGACTCTCACGATCATCTGTTCTTTGACTGTCCGTTTGCTGCGGGTGTTTGGGCTCGATGTAGAAGCTTTCTTGATGTCCCGCTGGGATCTCATTGGAAAGATGTGGTCCGAGTGATTTCCCCGGTAGCTTCTCGAAATTGTGTTAATTTGGTGGTGACTAAAGTTATGTTTGCTGCCACGATTTACTTTGTATGGCAAGAACGCAATAATAGAATTTTCAAGAAATCGCATCGTACCGAAGTCAAGCTTTTTGAAGATATATATGCGACTGTGAGACTCAAGTTGTTATCGATCACATTCAAGAACTCGCCTAAGGTGGATAGAGTGAAGAATAGATGGCGACTCTAA